Proteins co-encoded in one Streptomyces sp. NBC_01283 genomic window:
- a CDS encoding methyltransferase: MNRLITSWGAYDLTRFPEDPRDPLRAWSAADAYLLRHLAGETGETGRAGGTSEAGDAGEAGAEARPVDLSGTVAVVGDRWGALTTALAEHGPTMITDSFLAREAARANVARAGFAPDAVRLATTDDAPPSRIDVLLVRVPKSLALLEDQLHRVAPALHAGTVVVGTGMVTEIHTSTLDLFERIIGPTRTSLARQKARLIFSTPDPERAVGPSPWPRSYVLDADSGAGSGLTVVNHAGVFCAERLDIGTRFLLRHLPTGKSGAHIVDLGCGNGVLGTAAAVADPGATVTFIDESYPAVASAEATFRANAADSTKAEFVAGDALAAVPAGSVDLVLNNPPFHSHQATSGATAWRMFSGARAALRPGGELWVVGNRHLQYHVKLRKLFGNSQVVASDPKFVVLRAVKRNR, from the coding sequence ATGAACCGGCTGATCACGTCATGGGGCGCGTACGACCTCACACGATTTCCCGAGGACCCTCGCGACCCGCTGCGCGCCTGGTCCGCCGCCGACGCCTACCTGCTGCGGCACCTCGCCGGTGAGACGGGTGAGACAGGCAGGGCGGGCGGGACGAGTGAGGCAGGCGATGCGGGCGAGGCAGGTGCGGAGGCCAGGCCCGTCGACCTGTCCGGCACCGTGGCCGTCGTCGGTGACCGCTGGGGCGCGCTGACCACCGCGCTCGCCGAGCACGGGCCGACGATGATCACCGATTCGTTCCTCGCGCGGGAGGCGGCCCGGGCCAACGTGGCCCGTGCCGGGTTCGCGCCGGACGCGGTGCGCCTCGCGACGACCGATGACGCTCCGCCGAGCCGGATCGACGTACTCCTGGTCCGCGTGCCGAAGAGCCTCGCGCTCCTGGAGGACCAGCTGCACCGGGTCGCGCCCGCCCTGCACGCGGGCACGGTCGTCGTCGGCACCGGCATGGTCACCGAGATCCACACCTCGACGCTCGACCTCTTCGAGCGGATCATCGGCCCTACGCGGACATCGCTCGCCCGGCAGAAGGCGCGGCTCATCTTCAGCACGCCGGACCCCGAGCGCGCCGTCGGCCCCAGCCCGTGGCCGCGCAGCTATGTGCTCGACGCCGACTCCGGCGCGGGATCAGGGCTGACCGTCGTCAATCACGCGGGTGTGTTCTGCGCCGAACGTCTCGACATCGGCACCCGCTTCCTCCTGCGCCATCTGCCCACCGGCAAGAGCGGCGCGCACATCGTGGACCTGGGCTGCGGCAACGGCGTGCTCGGCACGGCCGCCGCAGTCGCCGATCCCGGGGCCACGGTCACCTTCATCGACGAGTCGTATCCCGCCGTGGCCTCGGCGGAGGCCACGTTCCGCGCGAACGCCGCCGACTCCACCAAGGCGGAGTTCGTGGCGGGCGACGCGCTGGCGGCCGTCCCGGCGGGTTCGGTGGACCTCGTCCTGAACAACCCGCCCTTCCACAGCCACCAGGCGACCTCCGGCGCGACCGCCTGGCGGATGTTCAGCGGGGCACGGGCGGCGCTGCGGCCCGGCGGCGAGCTGTGGGTCGTCGGCAACCGCCACCTGCAGTACCACGTGAAGCTGCGGAAGCTCTTCGGCAACTCCCAAGTCGTCGCCTCCGACCCGAAGTTCGTGGTGCTGCGAGCGGTCAAGCGCAACCGCTGA
- a CDS encoding oxidoreductase, giving the protein MTKVWLVTGASSGFGRAITEAAVAAGGVVVAAARNASSLDDLVAAHPDQVEALTLDVTDTAGIETAVRDVADRHGRIDVLVNNAGRSHVGALEEDSDAGLRALFDVHVFGPTALTRAVLPHMRARRSGAIVQMSSMGGQMSFAGFSAYSGTKFALEGMSEALAAEVGPLGIKVLVVEPGAFRTSLFGNTSASPVEIPDYAETAGATRAMVAGGDGTQPGDPAKAAAAIIAALDADETPLRLPLGEDAVDAVVGHLDSVRAEIAAWEKVTRATAFDA; this is encoded by the coding sequence ATGACGAAGGTATGGCTCGTGACGGGTGCGTCCAGCGGCTTCGGACGGGCGATCACCGAGGCGGCCGTCGCCGCGGGCGGCGTGGTCGTGGCCGCCGCCCGCAACGCGTCGTCCCTGGACGACCTGGTCGCGGCCCACCCCGACCAGGTCGAGGCCCTCACCCTGGACGTGACGGACACGGCCGGCATCGAGACCGCCGTGCGTGACGTCGCCGACCGGCACGGGCGCATCGACGTCCTGGTGAACAATGCGGGCCGCAGCCACGTCGGCGCCCTGGAGGAGGACTCGGACGCCGGACTGCGTGCCCTCTTCGACGTGCACGTCTTCGGCCCGACCGCGCTGACCCGCGCCGTCCTTCCGCACATGCGGGCGCGGCGGTCGGGAGCGATCGTGCAGATGAGCAGCATGGGCGGGCAGATGTCCTTCGCGGGCTTCTCGGCGTACAGCGGCACGAAGTTCGCCCTTGAGGGCATGTCGGAGGCGCTGGCGGCCGAGGTGGGCCCGCTCGGCATCAAGGTCCTGGTCGTGGAACCCGGCGCGTTCCGCACCAGCCTGTTCGGCAACACCAGCGCGAGCCCCGTCGAGATCCCGGACTACGCGGAGACGGCGGGCGCCACCCGCGCGATGGTCGCGGGCGGCGACGGCACCCAGCCCGGCGACCCGGCGAAGGCAGCCGCGGCGATCATCGCCGCGCTCGACGCCGACGAGACCCCGCTGCGGCTGCCGCTGGGCGAGGACGCCGTGGACGCGGTCGTCGGCCACCTCGACTCGGTCCGCGCGGAGATCGCCGCCTGGGAGAAGGTGACCCGGGCGACCGCCTTCGATGCCTGA
- a CDS encoding LysR family transcriptional regulator — translation MDRHGRDVHSRDLRYFVEVARELHFTRAAERLFVSQPALSKQIRALERQLGAELFVRDHRGVRLTTVGAALLPHAQQALEHWQSAVDAVESAKAGERSTLSVGMSTRPARGGLLPAVRSRFGEAHPEATIRLRQVSWEDASAGLADGTADVAFVWLPLEDLERYAWVVVAEEPRHVALPSTHRLAGRDEVDFADLVDEPFLALPESAGALRDYWLALDARAGGPPRIGAEIASTDETYEALVDGRGICLVAAGNAPLITLGGVVTRPVRGITPSRFALAWRVGDDRRPLVSAYIKACGEALGQARRDPSGASRRNR, via the coding sequence ATGGACCGACACGGCAGGGACGTGCACAGCAGGGATCTCCGCTACTTCGTCGAGGTGGCGCGGGAGTTGCACTTCACGCGGGCCGCCGAGCGACTCTTCGTGTCGCAGCCCGCGCTGAGCAAGCAGATACGAGCACTGGAGCGGCAGTTGGGCGCGGAGCTGTTCGTGCGGGATCACCGCGGTGTGCGGCTCACCACCGTGGGCGCCGCGCTCCTGCCGCACGCGCAACAGGCGCTCGAACACTGGCAGTCGGCGGTCGACGCGGTGGAGAGCGCGAAGGCCGGGGAGCGGTCGACGCTTTCCGTGGGGATGAGCACACGACCGGCCCGCGGCGGGCTCCTCCCGGCGGTACGGTCCCGCTTCGGCGAGGCGCATCCAGAAGCCACGATCCGGCTGCGGCAGGTGAGTTGGGAGGACGCCAGCGCGGGGCTCGCGGACGGGACGGCGGACGTGGCCTTCGTCTGGCTGCCGCTTGAGGACCTGGAGCGCTATGCGTGGGTGGTGGTCGCCGAGGAGCCGCGTCATGTCGCCCTTCCCTCGACTCATCGCCTCGCGGGCCGGGACGAGGTCGACTTCGCCGACCTCGTCGACGAACCCTTCCTCGCGCTGCCCGAGAGCGCGGGCGCACTGCGGGACTACTGGCTCGCCTTGGATGCCCGCGCAGGCGGCCCGCCCCGCATCGGCGCCGAGATCGCAAGTACCGACGAGACGTACGAGGCGCTCGTGGACGGCCGCGGGATCTGCCTGGTCGCCGCGGGCAACGCACCCCTGATCACGCTGGGCGGCGTCGTCACGCGCCCGGTGCGCGGCATCACGCCGAGCCGGTTCGCCCTGGCCTGGCGCGTGGGCGACGACCGCCGCCCGCTGGTGAGCGCGTACATCAAGGCGTGCGGGGAGGCGCTCGGGCAGGCCCGGCGTGACCCCTCGGGCGCATCTCGTCGCAACCGTTGA